The Trichomycterus rosablanca isolate fTriRos1 chromosome 13, fTriRos1.hap1, whole genome shotgun sequence sequence TTTATGTGGCTGAGGAGCGATTTTATACTTAACGCAACAAAAACGAAACAGATCATACACCGCCACACTGCCATGATTCACTCCAGTAGTCTTTAGTAGGCTCGTTTTGGTGCTTGTCTGTGGGCTTGGTTACACCTGTGCCTCCTATTTGCTAACCAGAAATATGAATTCCCTTCAAGACTTTTTTACAACAACTTATGTCGTACAATTTTGTATATGAGAAAATATTTGCAcatgctgctcacgcctctgcTCTATGACCTGCTCTCCGCTCACCGTCACATCAAAATGACGTCAGATATATAAATTGAAGAGATTTGGCGCCTGATACATTTTGGGAAAAAGCAGCAGTGTTCAACAGAAGCCGTCTGAAAAGTGCACTTCGGGGTAAGCACGGATTTAACATTATGTTCACGATATATTTGGTATAGTATATTGTATGTTACAGCATTGTATACATTTGTTccgatattatttaatatttttaatattttacctgCTCTCCTAGCTTGCAGACTGAGGAGCTTAACGTTATTATCGAAAACTAGTCATAGTCAGCAAGTCTACACTACTAAGCTAGATGTTTTTGCTAGGTAGCATTAGCTAACTTATCTATATGTTTTGTCCTCAGATATCGGCTCACATTTGAGAACAGCGATAGAGAGAAAAGCCACTTTCTTCGGTATGGATGATTTAGACGAGACTACACTGTCGGTGCTACGGGGTAAGTTGTGTTTAAACTAGACTATTTCAAAGCATGGTGTCAGTTTGTACATTAATGGAATCATGTGCAGATGGAGAAACACCAAGTTCACAAGCTAACACGTTAGCATTTCAGAAAAGTGTTGGATAAACCTAAATTAAATAGTTGGCAATTCTAAGAAATTCCTGTTAAGTTAGGGGTTATTTGCTGATCAGAATGGACGATGTGTTAGAATTATTCGTGCATTCATCTCgttttgtatgtattttaaaacGATGTTTgccgggttttttttttcagttagtCTAGTCATGCTGCTAGCAAATATCCATAGATATGTACAGTTGTAGGCTATGTTTCAATGAAAAATTCGTACCAAAACATATGTGATGTGATACTAATGCCAGGCGTTTTTAAAGCTGCAAATATTGATGAGGAGGTTCTGAAAACCCTAAGTCGGGAAGATTTGAAAGACCTCTTTCCTGGACCAGAGAATTTTCTGAAGAGGAAGAAATTATGGGACATGATTGGTCCAAAGGTAATGCGTCTGTGGAGGAACTCAGGAGGTTTATGGAAAGCATaaaatttgattttattttaaagaatgttttgtggGTGTTGTAATTCGTATAGGATGGTGATCCTGATCAAAACCGAGGAAGTGGGAATGTGTCAGCTACCTGTGCAGTGTTGACAAGCCAGCCTCAGACCTCTACCCCTGTTCATGAAATCACAGCCAAAACGGTGAAACTGCCAGACCCACcagagtatgtagtgtacactGACTCAGAGTTGGACATGGTGCGCAGCCAGTATTTTGATTTGCTCCGCAATGGAAAGGAAAAAGTTTGCAAGATGTCAAAGGAGCTAAGTTGTAGGCTCATCAGAAACACAATCACCAGCATGGTTGCCATCCTGCGTGCTAGTCCTCTGGGAAAAGAGGAAAGATACCCCTCAAAACTTGAGCTGAGAGCAATGTCACAGAAGATCGTTGACTATTACCCTATGCTACGTGACACTTCAGATCTGCCATATGTAAGTTATTTTGCATCTAAACCATTTAAGGGCTTGGTGGATGACATGGCAGCTTAACGTAGCTTAACTTTCCTTTGCCACAGCTGACGATTTACTCTAAAATGTATAAACGACTGCAAAATATGAAGTCTCCAAGAAAGAGGCAGGGCCCAAAGCCACAAAGAGGGTCTGCAAAGAGATCACTCTTTGAAACAagtacagaagaagaaggtaCTGCAAGTTCTTCAGCTTCAACTGCTTCAACTGTCATTCTTCCAGAGAGCGATGTCAGCAATGATGACTTAAGTCCAGGTAATACTGCATTCggtattgtttgtttttattttgtgcgtgtgtgttttcccttggatttatatttttgttaaagAGCTTACCTTTACACTGGCACTTTGAATATTTACCCatgagttttatttatttatttattttccctgTTCTTTGGCTGATCaagaaaatatatttagaaATTATTAAACTGTCTGAACTCTACTGTTGTATTTTAGAACATCAGGACAGTCTGAAAATGCAGGCAAGGCACTACAAAACACTCTTCAATATGTACAGCAAACCCAACTCAAAACCCAACCCAAGTGATGTTGCTCAAATTTTGGACCTTGAGTTTGATGGAAGGCGGGCCTTCATTGACTCAAGTGTGTTGAAGGAGGAAGACAGGATTGCGAAGATATTTGAAGCATATCCATGTTTCAAAGACCCTCAAAATGTAAGTTTCATATCTCACCCTTTTTGTGTGCTTGTTTCTGTATAATGATATCAGCTGCACTAAATGCACAATTTTATCCTAGGCAATGGATGAGCTGCGTCGCATCTTGGGTGGCACCAACCCCAAATACATTGATGAAACAAAGAAAAGATGGGAAAACTTCTGTGCCAATGTCCAGTTCTATGGTGTGTGGAAGAAAGTCCTGAAACCCCCTATACCCTTGAATATGCATGATGGTATGTTGCAGTTTTATTCCAAATCTGAACCCTGCAAAACTACTGTAATCCTTCAGCTTccaatttgtgtctgcaggACCTCTGATACACaggtgtttttaattatttaaaataatttatctaATTATGCCTCTTCCAGCGGATTTCACCATTGCCATTTTGACTGGTCTCCCATCACTATTTCCCTCACCAACTTCGCCACCAAAACGGCTCGGGAATCCCAGTGAAGCACTATTGCATGTCCTTCAGGTGAGGTTATTGTGCATTTCAGTTACTATATTGATTTTTCTCTTAACGTCTTCAGACATTTacaattgttttctttttcttttaaattaaaggCAAGGGAGGATCCATCGCTTTACTTGGAGAAGCGTCCTCTCACCAGTCCAGTGTTACTGTTTGATGGAAAGGTCTGCATCCTTGCCATGGGAAACGTACCTGTAAGCACCATACCAAAGGAGGAGTTCTTTGATGGGATGTTGATGTTAATGGCATACTACTACACGATGCACCTGATGTACCCAAAATGTGTTGCAACCCTCCTCTCGGTCATTCAAACTGAGGTACTGTGTGATGCGATCCATGATCGAGATGCTACAGGTGCATATAAGAGGGCAATGGTGGAGTGGAAATCATTTATTGAGAAGTAGTTGCACatggcctgttttttttttgtttactagtggGGAAACTCATGTTCAAATGCAGTTGTTCACTGTCTATTTAAACCCCCCTCCTCTCccatgtctctctctgtcaatctttttctttccctcttctctctttctcacacatTCTTTCTCTctactctctcacactcactcctCCCTCACCTACCCACAAACAAGTGGTTTAATAATCAAGCATTCACAAAGTGGAAATCCTTTACTAAGATGTAGTTGCATAACTTGGTCTATCTTGCTGTTTGCTCAGTATACTGAGATGTATCTTCATTCCATGTTCTTGGGAAGTTGACTGTACTAGTGGTAAGGTgatgttgtgcagttgttcacTGTCAATTGCTGCAAAGTACTGTGTACTTCAATTGTTTAGTGTGTATTAAACAAGTGTTTGATAGTTTTACAGTACTGTCAATAAATGTTGACAGAATTTTCACTTGTTTTGGTGGTGATTTACTTATGGGTTtcctgttttaatatttaatatgtaaGATATGTAAGACATTAATATGTAAGATTAAAACCTAGTTTCAAGTCAAATGTGGTTTTTAAGAGTACCTGTTTCAAGATGAGACAACTTGTTTCAAGTAGTCATACTACCCTAGTACTAAGTATTTTACACTTAAATTTGAAAACCTATATTAAGAATTCCAAAAACTAAATAAGTATTATTTGCTCATATTCAGAATATTATACTTGTTACTGTGGTCTAGCAAATCTGTTTTCAAGTAATTTTATCTAAAAATGAGTATTTTTGACTTATTTTAAGCTCTTGGTAGCCGGTCAGAGCAATCTAATTTCAAGACTTGAACAAACTTATTTTGAGAATTCTTGTCAAGTAAAATTATCTTGCTGCATGGACAGATAATTTGGCTAGTATTGATTAACTTTATGCTtgaattaagtttttttttcttatatttcaACTAGCCTTTTTTACAGTGCACCCAGACAAATCATCAGCCAGTACAGTAAAAACTTTGAGCATTCAATTGAATTTTGTCATTGGTCATCAAAAATGCACTACATTTCTATCAGTTGTTTTTTAACGTGTGGCTGTGCTTAGTCAATGCTCCTCCTTTACATTAATGCCAACAGAGTTGCCAGGTTTGTGGTATCCCTGCCAAATTGGGCCTCCTTGAAAATGCAGTAGTGGGTGAAAAATTAGAGGTTGCAGGGTGCAATTTACCGTGGCCGCCAAAAAGCTTTCATTATAAACAGTACCTAATGAAAATGAATATCTACTCAGCAATTGCTGAGTACAAATGTtgacagcacaaatgtttcgaAGAAAAAAGCTCTAAGACTAAATGTAGGATTGATATATTTCAGGAactttcttatttatttctaaatgtATTCTAATAACATAGTAAGGTGTTGTAGCAGCTACTGCACATTGCTAAACAAGGCTTTTTTAAGTTATGAACAACCACATAAACACCATGTTTGATGGAGGGAAGTTTGGAGTCTATTTCCGCTTCCACTGCAACACGTCTTTGGGGCTGGTCAGGGTGCCTGTGTGAGTGGGTGGGAAGTCACATGAAGCATAGCATGGCTCTCCGTATGAGATATGACTGTGTGAGAACCCAACGCTGGCAAGTAAAAAGAAGCAGCTGGTGACTaaacatgtgtcggagggggtgtttGTACTGGCCTTGAaaaactgtagtccatcagagTTAGTGCAAAGGCAGCACAGGGAACTGGAAATCTTTCTTCCAAAATATTTGGACCCTATGCACACATATTAACTTCATCAGTCTATAATTAT is a genomic window containing:
- the LOC134324879 gene encoding uncharacterized protein LOC134324879, whose amino-acid sequence is MDDLDETTLSVLRAANIDEEVLKTLSREDLKDLFPGPENFLKRKKLWDMIGPKDGDPDQNRGSGNVSATCAVLTSQPQTSTPVHEITAKTVKLPDPPEYVVYTDSELDMVRSQYFDLLRNGKEKVCKMSKELSCRLIRNTITSMVAILRASPLGKEERYPSKLELRAMSQKIVDYYPMLRDTSDLPYLTIYSKMYKRLQNMKSPRKRQGPKPQRGSAKRSLFETSTEEEGTASSSASTASTVILPESDVSNDDLSPEHQDSLKMQARHYKTLFNMYSKPNSKPNPSDVAQILDLEFDGRRAFIDSSVLKEEDRIAKIFEAYPCFKDPQNAMDELRRILGGTNPKYIDETKKRWENFCANVQFYGVWKKVLKPPIPLNMHDADFTIAILTGLPSLFPSPTSPPKRLGNPSEALLHVLQAREDPSLYLEKRPLTSPVLLFDGKVCILAMGNVPVSTIPKEEFFDGMLMLMAYYYTMHLMYPKCVATLLSVIQTEVLCDAIHDRDATGAYKRAMVEWKSFIEK